In Pirellulales bacterium, the DNA window TCCGCGATTTGGCGAATCGGTTCATGACGTCCAAGTCGATGCTACGTGACACTGGAGAGCTCACGCACCGGACATGGGCAGACTACCATGCGTCGTGCGCTCGCTTGTGTGCGTTCTTCGGCAAAACGCGTCATGTTGCGGACTTAATTAGTGGCGATTTCGAGTTGCTACGAACCGACATCGCCAAAACGCGAGCGTTGGTTTCTCTGGGCAATGAGGTCCAACGGATTCGAAGCATTTTCAAATATGCGTTCGATGAGGGACTGATCCAGCAGCCAATCCGCTACGGCCAGGCATTCAAGCGGCCCACCAAAAGAACGCTCACAATCGCCCGCAATGCACGTGGCCCGCGCATGTTCGAAGCGGTTGAGATCCAATCCATTATTGCAAAGGCAGGAGCCCACCTAAAGGCGATGGCTCTGCTTGGAATCAATGCAGGGCTCGGTAACGCCGACGTGGCCCGTCTTGAGTTTCGGCATATCGACCTATCTTCCGGTTGGCTCAATTATCCCCGAGTCAAAACCGGCGCCGATCGGCGTTGCCCTCTGTGGAAAGAAACAATAGTCGCGATACATGCGGCTGTTGCGCTTCGGCCTGAGCCAAAGAATCTAGCTGACTCGCAAATTGTTTTCATCACTAAATACGGCGGTCGTTGGGAAAACGGCAAGCCCGGGAATGCACTGGCGCAGGAAATGGCAAAGTTGCTCAAAGAACTTGGAATACATCGTCCAGGCCTGAATTTCTACGCATTGCGACATACTACCGAAACAATCGGCGGCGATGCACTCGACCAAGTGGCGCTGAATCACATTATGGGTCACTCTCCGCCATCGACGGACATGTCATCCGTTTATCGAGAACGCATCAACGATGATCGGCTCAGGGCAGTTTCGGATCATGTGCGGGCATGGCTGTTCCCCCCGCAAAAACGAATCACGCGGAAAGCAAAATGATTTGATTTGCTGGGTCGCGGGGTAGCTCCCCGCACACGGCCACCGGGCATCGGTCGGCACCACCGCCGGGCCCGACTGGTCGGCCTGGCACAACGCAGGTGGTGCATCAATGGCGAAGAAGAAAGCCACGCGGCGAATCATCGAAAAGCCGCATTCTAAAACTAGGCCGGAACAAGCGGTTGCGGACCCAAATACAGAGTTCGATCGCTACTTGCTAGGCATGTCGCATTCGGGCTGGGTTGAAAAGCACCTCGACTTATTGAGCCGTCGCGTCGAAACGTATGACGAACGCTGCATCGGACAAGGGCGCAACCTCCTCGGTACGATCAAGCAGGCCCTCGTCGGCGCAGATGATCGCGGGCGGACAATCTTCACTCTGACGGTAGCGCTGGTAGGATTACCCCAAATAATGGACCTGCATACCAGAGAAAAAGCGAGAATCTCTGGCGGCGCAACGACGCGAAAGAAAGCCTCCAAGATGCACTCGCTAATCAAGAAAGCTGCCGCTGTCATACGGAGTAAAGATCCAAAGGCAAGTGCAGAGGTAATTCACCGACAAATCACGAGTCGCCGAATAGATTTCGGATTTACAAAAGGCGACAAAATTCCAAAGTCCCGCACCATTCAAAGCATCCTCAAGGTGCATTCGGACGCCGCGCAATAGCAAAACTGTTGCGCAGGAAAATACATCGAAACTTTCGCGCAACTGCTCAAGCCTTTGCGCGAATTCTTTTTGACGGGTCGGATTCTCTCCGTCTACCGTGGCCGCCGTTGTAGATTCAACCGCTGGTTTGCGGAGCGTTCCATGGCCGACACGAAGACCCTCCCAAAACGTCGAAAATTCACCCCACCTGAAGTGGCGGCGCAATTTGGCGTTGCGACGACAAAAATTGTTGCCTGGATCGCGAGTGGCGAGCTTCGTGCAATCAACGGAGCCACGAAGCCGTCGGACCGGCCGCGCTACTTGATCGATGAGCGCGACATCGAGGAATTCGAGCGGCGTAGGGCCATCGTGCCTGTTGCCGCTGCTCCCGTGCGCCGCCGCCGCCGACGATCGCCTGGCGGGGTTCACGAATATTTCTAGGCCCCAGAAATGCGAAAAGCCGCCCCTGGCGAGGGAAAGCGGCGTTTTCGCGGAAACCACGACATGCGACAGCCTACAGATCAAATCACTGCACGTCCATGCCCGCGTTGCGGCGGCTCTGGAATCATCATTCGCAAATCGGCCCCGATTGCGTTGCGCCGCGCGACTTGTCCATGCCAACGGCAATTGCGGCCGAAAGGGGGCAGCGCATGAGCCCGCGCCTTCCCGCCGAGATTCAGCCGGAAAATATCACCGCCGTCGGCGACACACGAGAGAAAAATTTGCTCGATCTATCGCCACTCAAAACCGTGCCTGGCACGCTCGCGACTGGTGATTACAGCGTGGTCGGCTTGGAGCACATCGTTGCCATCGAGCGGAAGTCCCTCTCTGATTTGCTTGGTTGCATCGGCACCGAACGAGAACGATTCGATCGCGAGGTTCAGCGGCTACTCGCATATCCAGTTCGGGCGCTCGTCGTCGAAAGCACCTGGGCGGAAATCAATGCCGGGGGCTGGCGCGGCAAAGTGACACCGGCGAGTGTTACTGGCTCTGTCTTGGGCTGGGTTGCGGCTGGCCTACCGGTGATGCTTGTGGGCGATCACGCCGAAGCTGGCCGAGCCGTCGCCAGGATGCTGTTTATCGCGGCCCGCCGCCGCTGGCGTGAGGCACGTGCGTTGCTCGGCGACGTGGGGGCAGTGCGACATGATTAACGGAAATTCCCATTTGCGTCGCTCGCCCGGGACGACTGGGGGCGGCCGTCCCATGAGCCAGACACCGAGTTATGGCGCGAATAGCGCAAGGGCGCGAAGATGATCGAAGAAATCCTGAGGCACTTTGAGGGCGTCAAACCCGCCGGCAAGGACCGGTGGAAGGCGCGCTGCAAGTCACACGACGATGACACGGCGAGTCTCTGCATTGGCCTGGGCGAGGGCGGGCGCATTCTCGTGCATTGCCAAGCAGGGTGCGCGTTCGACGAAGTGATCAACGCTGCGGGCATCGACAAGCGGGATCTCGCGCCAC includes these proteins:
- a CDS encoding tyrosine-type recombinase/integrase: MTQHTTKPVSGKPTKPYPEFPLFAHASGRWCKKIRGKHCYFGPIDNWQAALAKYQDQIDDLRAGRTPRVNAGELTIRDLANRFMTSKSMLRDTGELTHRTWADYHASCARLCAFFGKTRHVADLISGDFELLRTDIAKTRALVSLGNEVQRIRSIFKYAFDEGLIQQPIRYGQAFKRPTKRTLTIARNARGPRMFEAVEIQSIIAKAGAHLKAMALLGINAGLGNADVARLEFRHIDLSSGWLNYPRVKTGADRRCPLWKETIVAIHAAVALRPEPKNLADSQIVFITKYGGRWENGKPGNALAQEMAKLLKELGIHRPGLNFYALRHTTETIGGDALDQVALNHIMGHSPPSTDMSSVYRERINDDRLRAVSDHVRAWLFPPQKRITRKAK
- a CDS encoding helix-turn-helix domain-containing protein — protein: MREFFLTGRILSVYRGRRCRFNRWFAERSMADTKTLPKRRKFTPPEVAAQFGVATTKIVAWIASGELRAINGATKPSDRPRYLIDERDIEEFERRRAIVPVAAAPVRRRRRRSPGGVHEYF
- a CDS encoding ERCC4 domain-containing protein; amino-acid sequence: MSPRLPAEIQPENITAVGDTREKNLLDLSPLKTVPGTLATGDYSVVGLEHIVAIERKSLSDLLGCIGTERERFDREVQRLLAYPVRALVVESTWAEINAGGWRGKVTPASVTGSVLGWVAAGLPVMLVGDHAEAGRAVARMLFIAARRRWREARALLGDVGAVRHD